A genomic window from Treponema maltophilum ATCC 51939 includes:
- a CDS encoding ChbG/HpnK family deacetylase: MKKRYLIISADDFGYCECVNDAIVELFRAGRITSSGILAPSRLAKEACALAARENLSVGVHWTLTNERDAGGSWKPCAGAENVPSLADGGVLPADISALKKMDSREVDLELDAQVRFLLQNGAPLDHADSHCGTLYGIGGRLFFFNAFRACRRYKLPFRFATNDAFLARQFEKQPDFALRTARKLITFCGKLYGVSTVNDFFSEPHPFSLIKDEDELHAYYENQLETIVGERAEIFFHPSLPDGDMERNAEGWTKRVWEYKYLRSGKLLQKAEKLGFTVASWREAFPRLHREAAGKNQVIEAR; the protein is encoded by the coding sequence ATGAAAAAACGATATTTGATTATAAGCGCGGACGATTTCGGTTATTGCGAATGCGTGAACGATGCGATTGTCGAATTGTTCCGCGCGGGACGGATTACCTCGTCGGGGATCCTTGCTCCTTCGCGATTGGCAAAAGAGGCGTGCGCTCTCGCCGCGCGCGAAAACCTGTCGGTCGGCGTCCACTGGACGCTTACGAACGAACGCGACGCCGGCGGTTCATGGAAACCCTGTGCCGGAGCGGAAAACGTTCCGAGCCTTGCCGACGGCGGCGTTTTGCCTGCCGATATTTCGGCATTAAAAAAGATGGACTCGCGCGAAGTCGACCTCGAGCTTGATGCGCAAGTGCGCTTTTTACTGCAAAACGGCGCGCCCCTCGACCATGCCGACAGTCATTGCGGCACCTTGTACGGTATCGGCGGAAGGCTTTTCTTTTTCAACGCGTTCCGTGCGTGCAGGCGCTACAAACTTCCGTTCCGCTTTGCGACGAACGACGCCTTCCTTGCGCGCCAATTCGAAAAACAACCCGATTTCGCCTTGCGTACCGCCCGTAAACTGATTACGTTTTGCGGCAAATTATACGGTGTATCTACGGTAAACGATTTTTTTTCCGAGCCGCATCCGTTTTCGCTTATTAAAGATGAAGACGAATTGCACGCGTACTATGAAAATCAGTTGGAAACTATCGTCGGAGAACGTGCCGAAATCTTTTTTCATCCTTCGCTGCCGGACGGCGATATGGAACGGAATGCCGAAGGCTGGACAAAACGCGTGTGGGAGTATAAGTATCTTCGCAGCGGAAAATTACTGCAAAAGGCGGAAAAACTCGGCTTTACCGTTGCCTCGTGGCGCGAAGCGTTTCCGCGCTTGCACCGCGAGGCGGCAGGTAAAAATCAGGTAATAGAGGCGCGGTAA
- a CDS encoding fructose bisphosphate aldolase: protein MNKKQADRMHTGKGFIAALDQSGGSTPKALALYGVDKSEYSNEKEMFDLVHAMRTRIITAKAFNSDRILGAILFEQTMDREVGGMPTGDYLWEKKGVVPFLKVDKGLADLADGVQLMKPIPGLDALLERAVKKHMFGTKMRSVIKEANATGIKKIVDQQFELGLQIAKHGLVPIIEPEVDIHSPAKAECENMLKKELKAHIDTLPKDVFIMLKLSIPTQTDLYKDFIEHPQVLRVVALSGGYSRDEANKLLAKNHGMIASFSRALAEGLNAKQSEAEFEKTLADSIEGIYRASIT, encoded by the coding sequence ATGAATAAAAAACAAGCGGACAGGATGCACACGGGCAAAGGCTTTATTGCGGCCCTCGACCAAAGCGGCGGCAGCACGCCCAAAGCACTGGCTCTGTACGGTGTGGACAAAAGCGAATATTCGAACGAAAAAGAAATGTTCGACCTCGTTCACGCGATGCGTACGCGCATTATTACCGCGAAAGCGTTTAATTCCGACAGAATTTTAGGCGCGATTTTATTCGAACAAACGATGGACAGAGAAGTCGGCGGCATGCCCACCGGCGATTATCTGTGGGAGAAAAAGGGCGTTGTGCCCTTCTTAAAAGTGGACAAAGGCTTGGCCGACCTTGCCGACGGCGTTCAGCTTATGAAGCCGATTCCCGGTTTGGATGCGCTGCTTGAACGTGCGGTAAAAAAGCACATGTTCGGCACAAAGATGCGTTCGGTTATAAAAGAAGCAAATGCGACCGGCATTAAAAAAATTGTCGATCAGCAGTTCGAATTGGGCTTGCAGATTGCCAAGCACGGTTTGGTGCCGATTATCGAGCCGGAAGTCGACATTCACAGCCCCGCAAAGGCCGAATGCGAAAACATGCTTAAAAAAGAACTGAAAGCGCACATCGACACATTGCCGAAAGACGTTTTCATTATGCTTAAGCTCAGCATTCCCACCCAAACGGATTTGTACAAGGATTTTATCGAACACCCGCAAGTACTGCGCGTTGTCGCTCTTTCCGGCGGATACAGCCGCGACGAAGCGAACAAACTGCTTGCAAAAAACCACGGTATGATTGCAAGCTTTTCGCGCGCACTTGCCGAAGGCTTAAACGCAAAGCAGTCCGAAGCGGAATTCGAAAAAACGCTCGCCGATTCGATTGAAGGAATTTACCGCGCCTCTATTACCTGA
- a CDS encoding nitrous oxide-stimulated promoter family protein gives MDNFLEAKTAHEKKILGEMLRLYCRKKHGVKDGLCPECGALYAYACGKIDRCPFMKEKTFCSACKVHCYGQEMRNKIKTVMRFSGPRMMLYHPLLVIKHMIVGLRTRKTHD, from the coding sequence ATGGATAACTTTTTGGAAGCCAAAACCGCGCATGAAAAAAAGATCCTCGGTGAGATGCTTCGGCTGTACTGCCGCAAAAAACACGGCGTAAAAGACGGTCTTTGCCCCGAATGCGGCGCACTGTATGCGTATGCGTGCGGGAAAATCGACCGCTGCCCTTTTATGAAAGAAAAGACTTTTTGCTCGGCGTGCAAGGTGCATTGCTACGGGCAGGAAATGAGGAATAAAATCAAAACGGTTATGCGGTTTTCGGGGCCGCGGATGATGTTGTATCATCCGCTTCTCGTTATAAAACATATGATCGTGGGCTTGCGGACAAGGAAAACGCATGATTAA
- a CDS encoding ABC transporter ATP-binding protein/permease, translated as MIKIRLIKLLSHAQKFVFLQVLCRWISLLCQIAVVFCITDLVQRVFAGEPIAPIVPLYAGAAALCFAVRFACDRLYASFSYKASADVKITLRKHMYEKLLRLGASYRDSAPTAEIVQLASDGVEQLEVYFGKYLSQFCYSLLAPLTLFAVLSFVSVKASAVLLLCVPLIPLSIVVIMKIAKFLLRKYWALYAKLGDGFLENLQGLTTLKIYRADEQRAAEMDKEAENFRRITMKVLSMQLNSTSVMDIMAYGGAAAGMILALSEFASGGLTLGGCLMIVLLAAEFFIPLRLLGSFFHVAMNGMAASDKIFALLDAPEAHGVSEAGTGAVSVAEPSPGAENSVHENSLCETAIEFSGVSFAYSPERKILNDVSLVCKSESLTAIVGKSGCGKSTIAGLIMTRNKGYSGSIRFNNAELSSLDESTVMNAVTLVTHESYLFKGTVEYNLRMGKQNATEAEMENVLRKVNLWEFLQTQRGLQTELAEKGSNFSGGQCQRLALARALLHDSGAYVFDEATSNIDAESEEMIMNVIKEAAKKKTIVFISHKLSNVADASRIYMLDAGRVIESGTHAELIKQNGAYAALYGEQHFLETYAAEAAR; from the coding sequence ATGATTAAAATTCGTCTTATAAAGCTTTTATCGCACGCGCAAAAGTTCGTGTTTTTGCAAGTGCTGTGCCGGTGGATTTCGCTTTTGTGTCAAATAGCGGTTGTTTTTTGCATAACCGACCTTGTGCAAAGGGTATTCGCGGGCGAGCCGATTGCCCCGATTGTTCCTTTATACGCCGGCGCCGCGGCGCTGTGCTTTGCCGTGCGTTTCGCATGCGACCGATTGTATGCCTCGTTTTCGTACAAGGCAAGCGCCGACGTTAAAATAACGCTGCGCAAACATATGTACGAAAAGTTGCTTCGTTTGGGCGCCTCATACCGGGACTCCGCACCGACTGCGGAAATCGTGCAGCTTGCCTCCGACGGCGTCGAACAGCTTGAAGTCTATTTCGGCAAATACCTTTCGCAGTTTTGCTACAGTTTGCTTGCACCCCTAACCCTGTTCGCGGTTTTGTCGTTTGTGAGCGTAAAGGCGAGCGCCGTCCTTTTGCTGTGCGTGCCGCTTATTCCGCTTTCGATTGTCGTGATTATGAAAATCGCAAAATTCCTTTTGCGAAAATACTGGGCGCTGTATGCAAAACTCGGCGACGGTTTTTTGGAAAATCTGCAGGGGCTGACGACTTTAAAAATCTATCGCGCCGACGAACAAAGAGCGGCCGAGATGGATAAAGAAGCCGAAAATTTCCGGCGCATTACGATGAAGGTGCTTTCGATGCAGCTGAACAGTACGAGCGTTATGGACATTATGGCTTACGGCGGCGCCGCAGCCGGAATGATTCTTGCCTTGAGCGAATTTGCGAGCGGCGGGCTTACGCTCGGCGGCTGCCTGATGATTGTTTTGCTTGCCGCCGAATTTTTTATTCCGCTGAGGCTCCTCGGGTCTTTTTTTCACGTTGCAATGAACGGCATGGCGGCGTCCGATAAAATATTCGCCCTGCTCGATGCACCGGAAGCACACGGGGTTTCCGAAGCAGGAACCGGCGCGGTTTCCGTCGCCGAACCTTCGCCCGGCGCCGAAAACTCCGTGCATGAAAATTCCCTCTGCGAAACCGCAATTGAATTTTCCGGCGTTTCGTTTGCGTATTCTCCCGAACGGAAAATCCTGAACGACGTTTCTCTCGTGTGCAAGTCCGAATCGCTGACCGCCATTGTCGGAAAATCGGGCTGCGGCAAAAGCACGATCGCCGGTCTTATCATGACGCGGAACAAGGGATATTCGGGCAGCATTCGATTCAACAATGCGGAACTTTCGTCTTTGGATGAAAGCACGGTTATGAATGCGGTGACGCTTGTTACGCACGAAAGCTACCTGTTTAAGGGAACGGTGGAATACAACCTGCGCATGGGAAAACAAAACGCGACGGAAGCCGAAATGGAAAACGTTTTGCGCAAAGTCAATTTGTGGGAATTTCTTCAAACGCAGCGGGGGCTGCAAACGGAGCTTGCCGAAAAAGGAAGTAATTTTTCGGGCGGACAGTGCCAGCGCCTCGCGCTTGCCCGCGCCCTTTTGCACGACAGCGGCGCCTACGTGTTCGATGAAGCGACGTCGAATATAGATGCCGAAAGCGAAGAAATGATTATGAATGTGATAAAAGAAGCTGCGAAAAAAAAGACGATTGTGTTTATTTCGCATAAGCTGTCGAATGTTGCCGACGCATCGCGCATTTATATGCTCGACGCGGGGCGTGTCATAGAATCGGGTACGCACGCCGAACTTATAAAACAAAACGGCGCGTATGCCGCACTCTACGGCGAACAGCATTTTCTTGAAACCTATGCGGCGGAGGCGGCAAGATGA